A region from the Lolium perenne isolate Kyuss_39 chromosome 4, Kyuss_2.0, whole genome shotgun sequence genome encodes:
- the LOC127296897 gene encoding putative cyclin-dependent kinase F-2 has protein sequence MAAGKRPAAGQATTAQGSATQGRKRSRTDEYDDVACLGEGGFGAVVMARNRATGKTVAIKRLSTPSATSVADLQREAGFLRACSGNPYVVGFEALVVHPATGRLSLVMEHVAGPNLHNFLRDRRHGQPLPEPTVRAFMWKLLTGAKMMHARHVVHRDIKPANILVGQDGELVKICDLGLAVSMVEPPPYTQAGTPFYTAPEMLLQKPDYDTLVDTWSLGCVMAEMLAGGKALFRSGEDDYVDEISQLWSIIRVLGMPDERTWPGFDSLPLAMALQLLPLPAGHEHNRLRDLFPEERLSHEGFQVLQGLLTCNPDKRLTAAKALKHPWFSAPRPAVALPRTKATPRSFIPPAAPEKNVLKNPVAMWNAQRV, from the coding sequence ATGGCCGCCGGCAAGCGACCCGCCGCCGGCCAAGCGACGACCGCCCAAGGATCGGCGACACAAGGACGCAAGAGGAGCCGCACCGACGAGTACGACGACGTGGCCTGCCTCGGCGAGGGCGGCTTCGGCGCCGTCGTCATGGCGCGCAACCGCGCCACCGGCAAGACCGTCGCCATCAAGCGCCTCTCCACGCCGTCCGCGACCAGCGTCGCCGACCTCCAGCGCGAAGCCGGGTTCCTCAGGGCCTGCAGCGGGAACCCCTACGTGGTCGGCTTCGAGGCCCTGGTGGTGCACCCGGCCACCGGCCGCCTCTCCCTCGTCATGGAGCACGTCGCCGGGCCGAACCTCCACAATTTCCTCCGGGACAGGCGCCACGGCCAGCCGCTGCCGGAGCCCACGGTGCGCGCCTTTATGTGGAAGCTGCTCACCGGCGCCAAGATGATGCACGCCCGCCACGTCGTCCACCGCGACATCAAGCCGGCCAACATCCTCGTCGGCCAAGACGGGGAGCTCGTCAAGATCTGCGACCTCGGGCTCGCGGTTTCCATGGTCGAGCCTCCGCCCTACACCCAGGCCGGCACCCCGTTCTACACGGCGCCAGAGATGCTGCTGCAGAAGCCGGACTACGACACGCTCGTGGACACCTGGTCGCTCGGCTGCGTCATGGCCGAGATGCTCGCCGGCGGCAAGGCGTTGTTCCGTAGCGGAGAAGATGACTACGTGGACGAGATATCACAGCTGTGGAGCATAATCCGAGTGCTCGGCATGCCGGACGAGAGGACGTGGCCGGGGTTCGACTCTCTGCCGCTCGCCATGGCGCTGCAACTGCTACCGCTACCGGCCGGGCACGAGCACAACAGGCTACGGGATCTGTTCCCCGAAGAGAGGCTGTCACATGAAGGATTCCAGGTGCTGCAAGGCCTACTCACGTGCAACCCCGACAAGCGACTCACGGCGGCCAAGGCGCTCAAACACCCATGGTTCTCTGCTCCTCGTCCCGCCGTCGCGTTGCCGAGAACGAAGGCGACTCCGCGCAGTTTCATCCCACCGGCGGCACCAGAGAAGAACGTACTCAAGAATCCAGTGGCGATGTGGAACGCACAACGAGTGTAG